The segment ATATCAGTAATGCTCCTGAAGATATTAAAGAAAACAACAAAGTTACTTTTGAACTAGAACAAGGACCTAGAGGTATGAACGCTGTAAATATCAAAATTATCGGTTGATATTTCTCTGATAGATTGCAGAATAGATTAAATATTAAGAAAATAAAAAATAATTCATCTTTTAATCTGTTATACTCTGCAATTTTCCTTACCTTTACAAAATACATTTGGGTTATATAACATTTCCATCCTTATCTTCAAATTAATAAATTTAAGTAGAGTGTGCTTTTGTGTTTAATATTACTCATCTGATTTTTATTAATAATTTTATTTTACAAAAAAATGAACATTTTTATTGGAAGTCTAAGCTTCAACGTAAATGATGAAGGCTTAGCAGAAATTTTCGAACCATACGGTGCAGTTACTTCAGCTAGAGTAATTAAGGATAAGTTTACTAACCGTTCAAAAGGTTTTGGTTTTGTAGAGATGGAAGATGATGAAGCCGCTACAAAAGCTATCAATGAATTGAATGGTGCAGAAGTAGACGGCAGACCTATTGCTGTTTCTGAAGCAAGACCTCGTGAAGAAAGACCAGCTCGTTCTTTCAACAACAACAGAGGTGGTGGTTACGGCGGTGGTCGTGGTAACAGATATTAATTAGACTAATTCAGATTAATATATTAAAAGGATGGGATTTTTCTCATCCTTTTTTTATGTCTATAAAACAAGGAATAGAACAAACATAAGGTCACTGTCTTTTTAAAGATTGTTTTGTAGCTAAACTATTTAGATTATTACTTGTATTATGAGAGGATGAGTAATACAAAATGTTATGAAAGAGAGTACAATAAATTCGTTTCAAATTTCGGAATTGAATGATAGACTGCCTGATCGTTTGAAGTTTCATCTCCATTCAATGAATTATGATTTAATACTTGATGGACCAACTGATCAATTATTAATTCGTATAGATTCTACGAAGACTATGACGATAGCTTATGGTGTAGTAGATACGGAGTATAAAAAGCATAGTTGCCAGTCGTGGGACTTGTTGGAAAATAGGGATTTGTATTTAGATTATATTTTTGATCCATCTTCTATCTGTACAAATAGGTGGTTGGCAGTGCAACCTTTACCTCAGATGAGTACAGCAAATCAGTATGAAAGTGTAGCCCAAGATATCCGAAAGATGGATGAACTGGTAAGAGAAACAATGAGCTAAGTTTATAGCTAAGACCTTAAATATAAGTGCGTTTACAAAACAAAAAAGCCTCTAGATTTGTAATAATAGTATACTCTTAAATTAACTATCATTATGAAAAAGAGGAATGTTTTATTAGCAGTTTTTGCAATGATGTTTATTGCAGGCTGCGGTGGAGGTGCAAAGAAAAAAGCCGCTAGTGAGTTGGACTTAAAAGTGAATGATGCCGTTGAGAGTTTCAAATATCTCGACCAAATCTCTGATAATCTAATCGAGGCTAGAGTGTGGGAGTTTCAAAACAAAGGACAAATAAATAAATTTGTTAGCTTTGTTGAGAAAAAGAAAGTTGTTGATCCAGCTAAACTAGCCGTTCTGCCAGAAGTAGCTACATTGGCAGATTTCCATACCTTAGCTAAACCCAAAATACTTACTGAAGATGATTATAGCAAACTTATGAGTGCTATGGATACTTATTATGCGAATCAGAAAGCCTATTCGGCAAAGGCTATTGAGCTTTCTAAGTATATCGTGCAATCTGAATACAAAAAAGATGGTTTTAAGAAAGGGAAAACTTTAGTGGACGAACTTAATACTGAAATCCAAAATTATAAAAATCAAGGAATTGATACTTGGAACCTATTGCAAGGGTTGCAAAATATGAGTGCAGATAGTATGAGTGATTCTCCTTTGTCTCCAGCTTATAAAGCCGTAACACTAGATGTATCTTCTTATAAGATGGTAATTGACTTAGTGATAAATTACGTGGATAAAGAAGGTGAGCTGAAGGGTGCTATAGATGCTTTCAACGTGTTACTTCAAAATTCCACAGCTCATCGTATCGTTGGTGAGGAAGCTTTGACTAAAGCGGGTAAAAAACAATTATATGATAAGGTTTATGTTGAGATTCATAGGGGCTTACGTGCCTTAAAAGATATCATTGTAGCTTTGCAAGAAGAGGGTAAAGATCCTTCAACCATAGATAGTAAACCTATTGAAGAAGCATTTGTAGCTATTCATACAGCTTATAAAAATTTTATAAATTCATAGAGTCTTAGCTGTGAGTGATAGAAATATAAAACTAAAAAGGGAGTCCAACAGGCTCCCTTTTTTAGTTCTTAGAATTATCTTTCTATCTTATCTTCATATTTTGAGAAGAAATCTACTAGGGTGCGGATACCTGTACCCGTTCCACCAATTCCCTTATAATCTACAGGTTCTTCGTAGAAAGCAGGACCTGCTATGTCTAGGTGGACATAAGGGTATTTTGCAAAATGTTCGAGGAACTTACCTGCTGTAATTGTTCCAGCAAGTCGGCCACCCACATTTTTCATATCAGCAACAGTAGATTTTAGTAAATCTTTGTAATCGTCCCAGAAAGGAAGTTGAACTAGTCTTTCGTGTACTAATGCACCCGATGCAATCAACTTATCCATTACTTGTTGCTCTGCATTACCCATAATACAAGAAGCCTTGTTTCCTGCCACTATTAGCGCTGCACCTGTTAGTGTAGCTGCATCTATAATTAATTCTGGCTCATATTGGTTGGCATACGAGATAGCATCTGCAAGAATAATACGTCCTTCAGCATCGGTATTCAATATTTCTACAGTAGTGCCATCATACATCTTAATGATGTCTCCTGGAGTATATGCGTTTTCACCTGGACGGTTGTCGGTTGCAGGAATGAAGCCCATGATATGTACATTGAGTTGGTTGAGTGCTGCTCCATAGATAGCACCTATCATACAAGCTGCTCCACCCATATCACTCTTCATAGAGTCCATCGAACCTAGTGTAGGTTTCAAACTTAAACCTCCCGTGTCAAATACTAAACCTTTACCTACTAGTGCTATCGGTTTTTTATTGATAGGGTTGGCTGGCTTGTATTCGATAACTGTAAAAGTAGGAGGTAGTACCGAACCACTATTTACAGCAAGTAATCCGCCCATTCCTAGTTCTTCAATCTGAGCTTTGTGAAGTACTTTTACACTAAACTTAGCTTCCTTGCCAAGCTTCTCTACTTCTTTTGAAAGCTGGTCAGCAGTAAGATAACATACGGGTTCGTTTACCATATCTCTAGCCCAATATACTGCTTTGATGGTGTTGCTGATCTGTTTTATTCTTTCTTCGGACACATTGCCGCATATATAAATTTCTTTTAAGCTGTACGCTTTCTCTTCTTTGTCTTTGAAGTATTTAAGAAATTGATAATTGGCTAGCATTAAGCCTTCCGCCAAAGCCAAAGTTGCTTCATTATGGCCAATTACAGTTAGTGTATCTTCTTTCTTATCAAGTTGTTTACGTACGTTGAAACCTGCTACACGCATCTTTTCAAGGTCGGTTTGTTCTTTAACAAAGAAGATAGTTTGGCGACTTGTTTTAATAAAGTCTTCTTTCTTATCCGATTCTATAAAGCGTTTTACAAAGTCTTCACAATCGCTGGGAATATTCTTAAGCTCGTTGTTGGTAGGGATTACATATACCAGATTACTTCGCTTGTCAATTACTTTAGTTGAATGTATCATAGGTGTAATTTTAAATAATTTCTATTTCTTTCTTTTCTTATAACAAGACCGATCTTTTGTTTGTTTATATTTTTCAAAAGAATATTACAAACGCAATAGATTTAGTTCGCCTTAAGATAGAGATAATTTAGCTTATTCTGCTATCTCTTAAAGGGTTATTATTCTTATCTATTATGAAACATATTTTAGTCTAGAGAGTTAATAAAGGAAAGAACTGAGTAATAATAAACATATATAGGCGATATGAATTTTGAAATGCACGGAATGATGGTCATAAAACTGCTTGTGGGTATGGCCGGTGTACTGTTTTTTCTTCATATGTCGGGTAAGTCTCAAATGGCACAGATGACACCTACTGATATTGTTAATTCCTTTGTAATAGGGGCTATAGTAGGGGGCATTATTTATGATCCCGATCTAAGTGTTTGGGATATGCTGTTTGCTATAGTTATCTGGTCGGTAATCAATATCACCGTGCGACTGTTGTCACGTAATTCCTATTTCAGTCAGTTGTTTCAAGGGAAATCGGAGTTTATTATTAAAGATGGAAAGCTGGATTTGAAAGTGATGGAACGCAACAATCTGAGTATGGAGCAGCTCATTGCCCGCCTTAGAGAAAAAGATATTTACTCTTTACTCGATGTAGATGATATTCGTTTTGAAGCCGATGGTCAGCTTACCGTATTTGAAAGTCAAAAGGAGATATTCTCCTATCTATTAGTGAGTAATGGAAAGATGTTAAAGGATACGTTGAAGGAGGCACACCGTACAGAACAATGGTTGCATGAGGAGCTCGACAAACTAGGATACTCACAAATTAGCGATTTGTTTTGTGTAGAGTGGACACCCGATAAGGGTTTTTATATTATCGACAAACGAGGAAATATAGAGACACTCACTATCGATTCTAAGCTGAAAGAGCTAGAAGGAGATATAAGTGTTTGAGAGATGGTTCACAGTCTTTTATTTTCTCTGTGGGATTGATTCATAAAGGCTAACACTATGCTAAAAGGAAACCAGATAAAGAAGGACTCAACCAAGCTAAATTGCTTTAGTATGAAAAAATGAAAAATTAAAGCAAGGAATATAGCGGTCACAGTACTAGAAAATAACATTACACGATACTTTTTATTCATAGCTTTTCTATTTAAATGAATAGATGTTTTCTAAGTATATATATTATGTAATATAATGATTATTTGATGTGTTGAAGAATTAAAGCCAGACTATAAAGGGTAAAAATTGCTATCCCTTGATAAAGTTGTGTTTCTTAAGAATAGAACACCCAAAATCACGCTTTTCTCCTGGCCTAGTCAAAACTGTGTTATATCAGGGTAAAAGTTGTATCATGTCGGTGTCAAAGTATCGTCATATCGGTGTCATAATTTTACCCTATTTTGGGGATTAAAAAAAGACCAATTTAAGAGGCTGCGAAGTTTATTCGGATTTAGAGATAAAAGAGCCTATCTAAACGGCTTAGATAGGCTCTTTCTTTTTATAAAAAATAAGAATATCTTATTTGTCTATCTTGAAATGATTGTGCTTTTTGTCCTTATACCACTTGATACTCATCTGTATGGTAAACAGTAGTAGTATGAGTGAGCAAGCTATTAACACAGCACTGTGAGCCGCTTCAAAGGCTACTTTCGACTCTGTTTGCACTACTTGTCCTAATTCTCCACTTGTGCTCTCTGCATAGACAAGAGCGTCTTGTATAGAATGATACACCTTTTTGGGTAGTTGTGTAGCTACATTTGGATCGAAACGCAGTGTAGCCGAGAATACTTGAGAGAGTAATACGCCAAAAAATGTAACTCCTAGTCCGACACCCAGTTCGTAAGAAATTGATTCTAGTGAACCTGCTGCACCTGCATTTTCATCATCGGCTCCCGACATAATGGCAAAGGATGCTGCTAGCATGATGATACCTAGTCCGAAACCTGCCATCAATAACCAGAATAATAACCAAAAAGTAAGTGTGGCAAATCCCATCTGACTCATAGCAAAGAAGGATACGGTAGATGCAAGTAGCCCGATGACTATAATTTGTAGAATACCAATTCGCTTGAGGTACGCTCCCAATGCCCCCGAGAAGGCAAATGCAACAAAGAAGGGGGCAATGTAGAAGGCAGTATCCGTAGGAGTTAATCCGTGAACTAGCTGCAATTCTTGTGAAAGTAAAAGTTCAAAGCCTGAACAGATAGTCATTGGTATAAAGGTGAATAGCATCCCGTATTTTACTCTGGGTTTTTTAATTAGTTGCCAATCGACCATACTATCGGGGCTGCGGTGTTGTACCTTGTAAAAGAGGTAAAGAAGGAAGCAGCCTGTGGCTCCAGCAATTACTCCATACCATACAGATTCGTCCCATTTTGGTATTGTTTTGATACTATATACTACCATTATAATGGCAACAATAAGAAGTAGAGCATACTTGAGTACCCAGTTTTTCTTTGGGTCGGATATGCTTTTAGGTAGTGCAAATGCAACAAACGGTACTACGAGTAAGAGTATGGGTATATTAATAAAGAAGATGGCTCTCCAAGAAAAATAATCAATTAGTAATCCACCCAGTAGCGGACCTACGGCAGCTCCTCCATTGGCAAATACCACCCATATCCCTAGTGCAATACCTCTTTGCTTTTCGCTTTGGAAGGTCTGTCGAATCACGGCTAGTGTGGTAGGCATAATCATCGCTCCACCTACGGCAAGCAAGATACGTGCAAAAATAAGGTGCATGGGTTGTTGTGAGAATCCAGCAGCTAGTGAGGCTATCGCAAAGATGATCACTCCCCATAATAAGAGTTTATGATGACCTACCTTATCGCTGAGTACTCCCATAGGGATAAGGAGTCCTGCCATGAATAAGGAGTAAATATCTAGCATCCACAATACTTCTGTTCCTGTAGCTTTAAGGTCGAGCGTTAAAGGGGGTATAGCCATGTGTAACACGGTGGAATCAATCACTACTGGCACAAAGCACGTTATAAGTATTCCCAAGATAAACCAAGGGCTTTTACAACATCTAGATTTGAATGTCATTTTCGTCTTATTTTACAGTTAAATTATTTGTTCAACCTCACGTAGAGGTAGGTAAATAGTTTATTTTACCTGCACGCAAGATAGACGATAAAGCAACATACAAATTTGACAAAAGTCAAAAACTTACTATTATTCGGCCTTAGTAACGTACTTTCTCCTTATTCTGCTGAGGGTTTCTTGCGAAACAGCGAGGTAAGAGGCTATTTGTCCGAGTGCTACCCTTTGGAAGATATCAGGAGATACAGTCATTAATTTTTCATAACGTTCTAGTGCTGTTTGAGTTTGTAAAGAAGCTACTCTCTCTTCAAATTCCATGCAATATTCCTCCGATAGTTTTCTGCCAATGGTGTTGAGCTCCTCATTTACCTTATAAAGCTCATCGAGGGTATTGCCCGAAACGTAGTAAATAGAAGAGTCTTCTAGCAACTGGATGTTTTCAAAAGAGGGGATGCGAAAGAAAAAGGCCGAACTAAAGGCCACCGTATTCTCTTTGCAAAACCATGTTGTTACCTCTTTGTCATTGCGAAGATAGTAAAATCGTAAAAGTCCCTTTTTTATGATGTACAAACCGCTATTAACCTGTCCACGCTTGAGTAGGTGAACACCTTTCTTTTTATAACAGTGCTTTATGTGAGGCAGTAGTAACGCTTCTGTCTCCTGAGATATGGGTCCGTACTTCCTTAAAATTTCAATGAAAAAGTTTGTCATCACATGGTTTTATAGGGCTTCACACAAAAATACGACTTTAAAACCCTTATCCAAAAGAGCTTGATTGGAATTTTCTTAAAAGAAGATCTTTGGTGTATAGATAATTGAGCAGTAAAGCAAGTGATGAACTAGAGTTTGCTTTGTAAAGAATGAAGATCAGCCCCAAAGAATCACTTAGTCTTTTGCTTCAATTTCTATTTCAATGGCATTATACCCTATAAGAGTAAGTAAGCGAGTGGGTTATCTGTTTTATGGATTTAAGGTGTGTCTTTATTATGAAACTCTTGCTGGAACATAATAAGATGGATTAAAGATGTAAATAATAGAGAGGGTGTTTTGTAAATGCTACGATTGTTCAATACCTAAATTAATATAGGGTGAGAATAAAGAGCAAATCAGATGATATTGTATTTATTTACGTTAAATTTAATATATGTTATAAAACAGCTTTGGAAGATCTGTAAATTCTTATACTGCTGATATATCGCAACTTACCATAGAATGGCAAAAATAGGCTGTCGTATATCTGAAATATTAAGGATAAAAAATATAATGATGTGTTTGGAGTATAACAATATTTAATATATATTTGCTCATAGTAATAAATTAATAAGACCAAAATAAACAGCATTTATAGAAGGGAAAACATTTACTTGTTAAACTTTATGAATGAGAAATTCAATACAATAAATAATATTTTATAATACCTACTTGTGAAATCTAATAAACTATTAAAAAAATTGAATTGAAATAGAACCTTAACTTGAAAAATAGTATTACTAATTAATTGGAAGAGACGGAATATGTACGCGAGTATCTATTCCGTTTCGTTGTATATAGGGTTTCGGTTGTGGAGATGTTTGTCGTGTAAAATCTTTATCGAGCTGGACTACTTTATATTTAATAAAATAGTAATAGATGTGTCATTTTCTTTTATCTCTCCATTGGTGTATTTATAATCTGCATTATATCAACAATATAGGAGGCTTTAAGAGCTTTCTAATACTTTTCTAATACATTCTAATAGACCTATGAGTTTTAAAGCCTCTATTTTTGTAGAAGTTAAATAGAGTATTATTCTAGAAAATAAGAGAGCCATGACAAAGAGAACATTAGGATGGAGTGTTTTTTGCATTTTCCTACTTGCTTCTTGCAAACAAGTAGAAGAACCTAAGGCACAGCTCGCTTATCAGTTTAAAGGAGATACCGTTGTAGTATCCGACCAAAGATTGTTGAGCGAAAAGGTGAAAATTGATTCAGTTACCGTAGAGCCAGTTGCTCGGGAGGTGATAACTGCAGGAACTATTCAAGCAATCCCTACACAATATGCCTACATTGCACCGCCGTTTGCAGGTAGAGTGGTACGATCACATATCAAATTGGGAGAGCAAGTGAATCAGAATACACCCCTTTTTGAAATTATATCTTCCGATTTTACTTCTGCCCAAAAGGAGTTCTTCCAAGCAGAATCTGATAGAGAGTTGGCTCGTATCAATCTGAATCGTCAGAAAGATTTGAAAGAAAACGGGGTAGGTTCACAAAAAGAACTCGATGAATCGAAGAATGCTTTGTTCTTAGCCGATAAAGAGTATGAGAATGCCTATACTGCTTTACAAGTGTACCAAACCAATCCTGCACAGATGAAGTTGGGACAGCCACTCGTGGTACGTGCTCCTATATCGGGCGAAGTTATTCAAAACAACTTGGTAACAGGTCAGTACCTCAGTAGCGAATCAGAACATGTAGCTATCATTGCCGATTTATCCAAAGTTTGGGTAGTGGCACAAGTGAAAGAAAAAGACATTCGCTACATTCATGAGGGTGATAAAATGGACATCCATGTTTCTGCTCATCCCGAAGAACCCATTAAAGGAGAAGTGTATTACATAGATGGCTCGATAGATATTGAAACTCGTTCTATCAAAGTGCTTTCTGTTTGTGATAATCAAGAAGGGCAGTTGAAGTTGGGTATGTACACTACAGTACATTTTACCGATCAACCCACACCTCACGTTGTTGTACCCGAAAAATCAATTCTTCAAGGAGAAGAGAGCAGTTTTGTATTTGTGAAAATACGGGAGAATACCTTTGTGCGTACTCCTGTGCAGGTAGAAGTAACTCGTGATGGCAAGGCTGTATTGAGTAACGGACTTCTTCCTGGTCAGGAGATAATAAGCGAAGGCGGATACTATTTTAAATAGAAGAGGAGGTTATGATGAAGAAGAATTTAATGCTTTTAACCATCCAAAAAAGATGGGTGATAGCTCTGCTTTTCGGTTTGTTAGCCTTCTTTGGCTACTATTCTTGGAAACAATTGTCTGTCGAAGCATATCCAGATATAGCAGATGTTACCTCACAAGTGGTAACTCAAGTTCCCGGTTTGGCTGCCGAAGAAGTGGAACAACAGATAACTATTCCTTTAGAAAGAGCACTCAATGGACTGCCAGGTATGCATGTGATGCGTAGTAAAAGTACGTTTGGCTTGTCTATGATAACTATTGTTTTTGAGGATGGTGTAGAAGATTATTGGAGCAGACAGCGCGTGCAAGAACGTATTGCCGAGGTAGATTTGCCAGATGGTGTAGCAGCAGAACTAGATCCTCTGACTTCACCAACGGGTGAGATATATCGTTATATCATAGAGAGTGATCATCACTCCTTGCGTGAGCTGACTGATTTACAATACTGGGTTATTATCCCTCGCATAAAGGAAGTGTCGGGTGTTGCCGATGTAAGTAATTTTGGCGGTATCACTACTCAGTTCCAAGTAGAACTTGATCCTCACAAATTAGAGCAATATAATTTAGCTTTAAGTGAAGTGGTTGAGGCGATAGAGAAAAACAACTCCAATGTGGGCGGTAGTATTTTGAAGCGGGGAGACTTGGGTTATGTGGTGCGTGGTATTGGATTGATTTCCGATTTGGACGACTTAGGTAAGATTGTGGTGAGTTCTGAAAATGGTGTACCTATCTTTCTAAATGATCTCGGCAAACTGAAATATGGAAACCTAGAGCGAAAAGGTATTTTGGGTTACTCCGATCGTACTCGTGAATATCCCGAAAGCATTGAGGGTATAGTGCTTCTTCTCAAACACGAAAACCCTTCTGTGGTACTAGAAGGCATTCAGGAGGCAGTAGATGAACTGAATAATGAGTTGCTCCCCGAGGGTGTAAATATTCATACCTTTTTAGATAGAACGGAGTTGGTAGATACTACTCTTCATACGGTGTCTAGAACACTATTAGAGGGTATGGCGCTTGTGATAATCATTTTGATTGTGTTCTTGGGTAATTGGCGTGGCGCATTGCTTGTGGCTATCACGATTCCTCTATCGCTACTTATTGCATTTATCTTGATGCACTTGACGGATATTCCTGCCAATTTACTTTCACTAGGAGCAATCGACTTTGGTATCATTGTGGATGGAGCCATTGTCATGATGGAAACTATCTTGAAAAAAAGAGAAGACCATCCCGAAAAAGAACTGACAGAGATGACGATAGCCAAGCGGGTGAAGCTGGTAGCCAAACCCATCTTGTTTGCTACTACGATTATCATTACGGCATACATTCCACTCTTTGCTTTTGAAAGAGTAGAGAAGAAGTTGTTTACTCCGATGGCATTTACAGTGAGTTATGCTCTCTTTGGTGCATTGTTGGTCGCTTTATTCTTGATTCCTGGATTGGGATATGCACTGTATCGTAAGCCAAGAAAGATTTATCACAACAAGTGGCTAGAGAAGTTGACTACTCAATATGCGAGAGTAGTTGATAAAATCATTCATATTCCCAAGAAAGTCTTGAGTGTGGTTTTGGGTGTATTTGCTGGAGCAGTGATTCTTACTGTTATGGTAGGGAAAGATTTCTTGCCTACACTTGATGAGGGATCTATCTGGTTGCAAGTTAACCTTCCTCCAGGGATTACCATTGATCGCTCCAAGGAGCTATCGGATACGCTTCGCGCTCGAACTATGAAGTACCCCGAAGTAACTTATATTGCTGTACAAGCAGGTAGAAATGATGATGGAACCGACCCTTTCACTCCTTCACATTTTGAAGTATCTGTAGGAATTAAGCCCTATAAAGATTGGGCAAGAGGAAAAACCAAGGATGATTTAATCGAGGAATTGGCTGCTGAATATGAAACTTTACCAGGCTTTACCGTAGGATTTAGTCAGCCGATGATTGATGGAGTGATGGATAAAATATCGGGTGCTCACAGTGAGCTTGTGGTAAAGGTTTATGGCAACGACTTTAAAGAAACCCGTCGAATAGCCGAGGAAATTCTAGGTGTGTTATATACAATTCCTGGAGCTACCGATTTAGATATCGACCAAGAACCACCTCTTCCTCAGTTGCAAATTGTAATGGATAGAGATGCTATAGCTCGTTATGGATTGAATATATCAGATGTTAATGATTTAATAGAGATTG is part of the Bacteroides coprosuis DSM 18011 genome and harbors:
- a CDS encoding efflux transporter, RND family, MFP subunit (COGs: COG0845 Membrane-fusion protein~InterPro IPR006143~KEGG: bth:BT_4693 cation efflux system protein~PFAM: Secretion protein HlyD~SPTR: Cation efflux system protein;~TIGRFAM: Secretion protein HlyD~IMG reference gene:2504107160~TIGRFAM: RND family efflux transporter, MFP subunit); amino-acid sequence: MTKRTLGWSVFCIFLLASCKQVEEPKAQLAYQFKGDTVVVSDQRLLSEKVKIDSVTVEPVAREVITAGTIQAIPTQYAYIAPPFAGRVVRSHIKLGEQVNQNTPLFEIISSDFTSAQKEFFQAESDRELARINLNRQKDLKENGVGSQKELDESKNALFLADKEYENAYTALQVYQTNPAQMKLGQPLVVRAPISGEVIQNNLVTGQYLSSESEHVAIIADLSKVWVVAQVKEKDIRYIHEGDKMDIHVSAHPEEPIKGEVYYIDGSIDIETRSIKVLSVCDNQEGQLKLGMYTTVHFTDQPTPHVVVPEKSILQGEESSFVFVKIRENTFVRTPVQVEVTRDGKAVLSNGLLPGQEIISEGGYYFK
- a CDS encoding heavy metal efflux pump, CzcA family (COGs: COG3696 Putative silver efflux pump~InterPro IPR004763:IPR001036~KEGG: bth:BT_4694 cation efflux system protein~PFAM: Acriflavin resistance protein~SPTR: Cation efflux system protein;~TIGRFAM: Heavy metal efflux pump CzcA~IMG reference gene:2504107161~PFAM: AcrB/AcrD/AcrF family~TIGRFAM: heavy metal efflux pump (cobalt-zinc-cadmium)); translation: MMKKNLMLLTIQKRWVIALLFGLLAFFGYYSWKQLSVEAYPDIADVTSQVVTQVPGLAAEEVEQQITIPLERALNGLPGMHVMRSKSTFGLSMITIVFEDGVEDYWSRQRVQERIAEVDLPDGVAAELDPLTSPTGEIYRYIIESDHHSLRELTDLQYWVIIPRIKEVSGVADVSNFGGITTQFQVELDPHKLEQYNLALSEVVEAIEKNNSNVGGSILKRGDLGYVVRGIGLISDLDDLGKIVVSSENGVPIFLNDLGKLKYGNLERKGILGYSDRTREYPESIEGIVLLLKHENPSVVLEGIQEAVDELNNELLPEGVNIHTFLDRTELVDTTLHTVSRTLLEGMALVIIILIVFLGNWRGALLVAITIPLSLLIAFILMHLTDIPANLLSLGAIDFGIIVDGAIVMMETILKKREDHPEKELTEMTIAKRVKLVAKPILFATTIIITAYIPLFAFERVEKKLFTPMAFTVSYALFGALLVALFLIPGLGYALYRKPRKIYHNKWLEKLTTQYARVVDKIIHIPKKVLSVVLGVFAGAVILTVMVGKDFLPTLDEGSIWLQVNLPPGITIDRSKELSDTLRARTMKYPEVTYIAVQAGRNDDGTDPFTPSHFEVSVGIKPYKDWARGKTKDDLIEELAAEYETLPGFTVGFSQPMIDGVMDKISGAHSELVVKVYGNDFKETRRIAEEILGVLYTIPGATDLDIDQEPPLPQLQIVMDRDAIARYGLNISDVNDLIEIAISGKAISQIYQGDRVYDITCKYKEDARDTPEKIAGLMLTSTTGAKIPLSQVADIKLSTGESTITREMNKRHLTVKLNLRGRDLSSFLREAQRSIEQKVEYDHSNYHVKWGGQFENQHRAYSRLAVIVPLALALMFFLLYVAFGKFRQAGLVLCIVPLALFGGMLALNIRGMTLNVSSAVGFIALFGVAIQNGVIMVSHINDLRKSGETLYEAVTDGARHRFRPVLMTATVAILGLFPASMATGIGSDVQRPLATVIVYGLMFSTVITLFALPVLYYLVERKYDNESNIEKTKSNETV